The Triticum aestivum cultivar Chinese Spring chromosome 5A, IWGSC CS RefSeq v2.1, whole genome shotgun sequence genomic sequence CTCCCATGGCCGACTGCTACGCGCCGGCGGACATGGACGAGCTCCACAGGCGGTGGCTGCCGCGCGAGATTTTCGCCGATATTGGcatcgccgacgccgccccgccatccgccgccgccgtcgaggacGTCGCGGTGCACCTCACCGGCATCCTCGGCAGCAAGGAGGGACTTCCgcgcccgcctccgcctccgccttcgcCGGCACCGGCCcctcaccaccgccaccaccgcccgcaGGTTCGTAGGCGCTTTCTCGTCGGACAGCAAACATTCGGGGTTTTGGTTGGTTATATATGCTTGGTTAACTGATCGAGGTGGCGTACGTGCGTGGTTGTTTGCAGGTCTCGGGGCTGGGAGGGACTGCTCCGGTGGTGTACGGCGGCGGGAGTAATGGTGGCGGCGTGCCGGCGCCGTGGCCGTGGCCGGTCTTGCCCTACTCGCCGCCCCAGTGGCAGGTGAGCGGACGCGGCCTCTGTTACTGCTCCTCCTCCCTTCTTTTAATCCCCACCTTTTTTTGTTTATTCGTTTTCCCCTTGTTGGCTTGTGAGTTCGATTTCTGGACCCTTTTTTAACGCTGGCGATGATTGCTTTCCTTCCAGGTCCCGACCAATTTCGCCAACGGCGGCGGCAGCGCCCGTTTCATGGGCCCAAGGCATGCTCCGCCACGGCCCTCCCACGGCCCTCCGCCGGCCAAGCGGCGTCTCGGCGGCACCGGTGGTACTGGCGTGTTCCTGCCGCGCGCCCAGGGGTACCAGTACCAGCACAAGGCTGCGAGCAAACCTCCGGCCAAAGGTAACGCCCGGCGCCTCTTGCTTTCTTGCGCTCCGTTCTGCGTTACTGCTGCTACGGTTTGGGTTTTGCATGGATCTCGTGTTGGGCTTTGGGCCGCTTGGGTGCATGGTTGGGAATACCAAATCTTCG encodes the following:
- the LOC123106801 gene encoding formin-like protein 18, encoding MADCYAPADMDELHRRWLPREIFADIGIADAAPPSAAAVEDVAVHLTGILGSKEGLPRPPPPPPSPAPAPHHRHHRPQVSGLGGTAPVVYGGGSNGGGVPAPWPWPVLPYSPPQWQVPTNFANGGGSARFMGPRHAPPRPSHGPPPAKRRLGGTGGTGVFLPRAQGYQYQHKAASKPPAKGRNPPKELLQGQYQPVQQQQRADQEEAAETTQKQKASAALLALPQEWTY